The Nonlabens spongiae genome contains a region encoding:
- a CDS encoding pyruvate dehydrogenase complex dihydrolipoamide acetyltransferase, with product MAEIINMPRLSDTMEEGVVATWLKQVGDKVEEGDILAEIETDKATMEFESFSEGTLLHIGVQEGETAPVDQLLCIIGEEGEDISNLLDGKGSDSNDDSENKKENTDSDSEDDSEDQESDEDDSEKESESEESNDDASGSEDLPEGVVIVTMPRLSDTMEEGTVATWLKQEGDQVEEGDILAEIETDKATMEFESFESGTLLKIGIQEGETAKVDALLAILGPEGTDVSNINTDSADKPAKTEKKESRKSEPKEKNKEEKKEEPKAQKSEPKKTTEPAQKQSSSNDSGRVFASPLAKKMAEEKGIKLSDVQGSGENGRIVKSDIENYTPSANSGSAAGAPSYQPVGEESFEEIPNSQMRKTIAKRLGQSKFTAPHYYLGLDLDMDNAIASRKAINELPDTKISFNDMVIKAAAMALRKHPKVNTQWTDKNTIVAKHIHVGVAVAVEDGLLVPVLPFADQMSMQQIGAKVKELAGKARNKKLQPKEMEGSTFTISNLGMFGITEFTSIINQPNSAIMSVGAIVQKPVVKDGQMVIGNVMKVTLACDHRTVDGATGAAFLQTFKSYIENPIVMYV from the coding sequence ATGGCAGAAATCATAAACATGCCCAGGCTGAGCGACACCATGGAAGAAGGTGTGGTGGCAACTTGGTTAAAGCAAGTAGGAGATAAAGTTGAAGAAGGCGATATCCTTGCCGAAATCGAGACTGACAAAGCAACTATGGAGTTTGAGTCCTTTTCTGAGGGAACGCTTCTTCACATAGGTGTTCAAGAAGGTGAGACGGCTCCCGTAGATCAATTACTCTGCATAATCGGAGAAGAGGGAGAAGACATTTCTAACTTGCTGGATGGTAAGGGATCTGATTCTAATGATGATTCAGAGAACAAGAAAGAGAACACCGACTCTGACTCTGAAGATGACTCAGAAGATCAGGAGTCAGATGAAGACGATTCAGAGAAAGAATCTGAATCTGAAGAATCAAATGATGATGCAAGCGGGAGTGAGGACTTGCCAGAAGGTGTTGTAATTGTTACCATGCCACGCTTGAGCGATACCATGGAAGAAGGTACGGTGGCCACCTGGTTAAAACAAGAAGGTGATCAAGTTGAAGAAGGCGATATTCTCGCTGAAATTGAGACCGATAAAGCCACCATGGAATTTGAGTCTTTTGAAAGTGGTACACTGCTTAAGATAGGAATTCAAGAAGGTGAAACCGCAAAGGTGGATGCCTTGCTAGCCATTCTGGGTCCAGAAGGAACTGATGTCTCAAACATCAATACTGATTCTGCCGATAAACCTGCCAAAACAGAAAAGAAAGAATCCAGAAAATCGGAGCCTAAAGAAAAAAATAAAGAGGAGAAGAAAGAAGAGCCTAAAGCTCAAAAATCAGAACCAAAGAAAACTACGGAACCTGCCCAAAAGCAAAGTTCAAGCAACGATTCCGGTCGTGTTTTTGCCTCGCCTCTTGCTAAGAAAATGGCTGAAGAAAAAGGCATCAAACTGAGCGATGTACAAGGTTCTGGTGAGAATGGGCGTATCGTAAAAAGCGATATTGAAAACTATACACCTTCTGCTAATTCAGGTTCAGCCGCTGGTGCACCTTCATACCAGCCAGTGGGAGAAGAATCGTTTGAGGAGATACCTAATTCCCAAATGCGTAAAACCATCGCCAAGCGATTGGGTCAGTCTAAATTTACAGCGCCTCATTATTATTTGGGACTCGATCTGGATATGGATAATGCTATTGCCAGCCGCAAGGCGATCAACGAGCTTCCAGATACCAAGATCAGTTTTAATGACATGGTGATCAAGGCAGCGGCGATGGCACTTAGAAAACACCCTAAGGTAAACACGCAATGGACTGATAAAAATACAATTGTTGCTAAGCACATTCACGTAGGGGTTGCTGTCGCAGTTGAAGATGGTCTTCTGGTTCCTGTATTGCCGTTTGCAGATCAAATGAGCATGCAGCAAATAGGCGCAAAAGTGAAGGAGCTTGCCGGTAAAGCTCGTAACAAAAAGCTACAGCCCAAGGAAATGGAAGGCAGTACATTCACCATTTCTAACTTGGGAATGTTTGGAATTACTGAATTTACCTCCATTATCAATCAGCCTAACTCGGCAATCATGTCAGTAGGTGCGATCGTACAGAAACCTGTGGTTAAGGACGGTCAGATGGTGATAGGAAACGTTATGAAAGTAACTCTTGCCTGCGATCACAGAACGGTGGACGGTGCAACGGGAGCAGCGTTCCTACAGACATTCAAGTCGTATATCGAGAATCCTATTGTGATGTACGTTTAA
- the porV gene encoding type IX secretion system outer membrane channel protein PorV — protein MKKILVLSIAAAFAFVGRSNAQTNNDTRVITTALPFLRIAGDPRAAGLGDMGVATSSDAWSQQWNPAKYSFSLRQQNFGVAYTPYLGNLVDDIAIAQLVYSNRINEQGAFAASLRYFSLGEINLTTGPDDPGRTENPNEFILDATYSLKLAEQFSMAVTGRFLRSDLRIQGVDNDASAANSFAVDISGYYQSEETAYADFNGRWRGGFNLSNIGPKIQYDEGGQENFLPTNLALGGGFDFILNDGYSKIGVTAEVNKLLVPTPPIRDENGEIIEGEDDDVTFINGIFQSFGDAPGGFSEELKEFTWALSAEYTYDDVFALRTGYFNESDEKGARKFLALGTGFEFSSIGIDLSYLFSTSRIKSPLEGTLRFGLTFKFGDEYLEY, from the coding sequence ATGAAGAAGATTTTAGTACTAAGCATCGCAGCGGCATTTGCCTTTGTGGGACGTAGCAATGCACAGACTAACAATGATACTAGAGTAATTACCACAGCTCTGCCATTTTTGCGAATCGCCGGAGATCCTCGAGCAGCGGGTCTAGGTGATATGGGGGTAGCAACTAGCTCAGACGCTTGGTCTCAACAATGGAATCCAGCTAAATATAGTTTCTCGCTAAGACAACAGAATTTCGGTGTTGCCTATACGCCTTATCTAGGGAATCTTGTGGACGATATCGCGATTGCTCAATTAGTTTACTCAAACCGTATCAATGAACAAGGAGCTTTCGCTGCAAGTCTTAGGTATTTTAGCCTAGGGGAAATTAATCTAACAACTGGACCGGATGATCCAGGCAGAACAGAAAATCCTAATGAGTTCATACTCGACGCAACTTATTCTTTGAAACTGGCTGAGCAATTTAGTATGGCTGTAACGGGTCGTTTTTTAAGATCTGATTTACGCATTCAAGGAGTAGATAACGATGCCAGTGCAGCAAATAGCTTTGCCGTGGATATTTCAGGTTATTATCAATCTGAAGAAACAGCTTACGCAGATTTTAATGGTCGCTGGAGGGGTGGATTTAATCTTAGCAACATAGGACCTAAGATTCAATATGATGAAGGTGGTCAAGAAAACTTCTTACCAACTAACTTAGCATTGGGAGGTGGTTTTGATTTCATTCTTAATGACGGCTACAGTAAAATAGGCGTTACTGCTGAGGTTAATAAGCTACTTGTTCCCACGCCACCTATCAGAGATGAAAATGGTGAAATCATTGAGGGTGAAGATGATGATGTGACCTTCATCAATGGAATTTTCCAATCTTTTGGCGATGCGCCAGGAGGATTTTCTGAAGAATTAAAGGAGTTCACCTGGGCACTGAGTGCAGAGTACACTTATGATGACGTATTTGCATTGCGCACGGGCTACTTCAACGAGTCTGATGAAAAGGGGGCGCGTAAATTTCTTGCCCTGGGAACGGGCTTTGAATTTTCAAGCATAGGTATTGATCTTTCCTATCTATTCTCGACTAGCCGCATCAAAAGCCCACTTGAAGGAACTTTGAGATTTGGACTCACGTTCAAGTTTGGTGATGAGTATTTAGAGTACTAG
- a CDS encoding cytidine deaminase: MKKINLHTTLDHFEGIEELPQNDQLLLRQALEARLRAYAPYSNFGVGCAILLEDGTVVEGNNQENAAYPSGLCAERVAIFAVGANHPGKIIKKLAITAGPLDGSFDKPVPPCGSCRQSIAEFENNQQQPIEILFMGTQGAVMRAGSISDLLPLIFDRDYL; encoded by the coding sequence ATCAAAAAAATAAACCTACATACTACGCTGGATCACTTTGAGGGTATAGAAGAGCTTCCTCAAAACGATCAATTATTGTTACGTCAAGCCCTAGAGGCGAGATTACGAGCTTATGCGCCTTATTCAAATTTTGGCGTTGGTTGTGCCATATTACTTGAAGACGGAACGGTCGTAGAAGGAAATAATCAAGAAAACGCCGCTTATCCCTCAGGATTATGTGCCGAACGAGTGGCTATTTTTGCGGTAGGAGCAAACCATCCAGGTAAGATTATCAAGAAGCTGGCTATCACAGCTGGACCGCTTGATGGAAGCTTTGACAAACCCGTACCGCCTTGCGGCTCTTGCCGTCAATCCATTGCTGAATTTGAGAATAATCAACAACAACCTATTGAAATTCTTTTCATGGGAACTCAAGGCGCTGTCATGCGTGCAGGCTCGATCAGTGATCTGCTGCCACTGATTTTTGACAGGGATTATTTGTAA
- the pdhA gene encoding pyruvate dehydrogenase (acetyl-transferring) E1 component subunit alpha, whose amino-acid sequence MKKVTKDVLLNWYEEMLFWRKFEDKLAQVYIQQKVRGFLHLYNGQEAILAGALHAMDLTKDRMITAYRNHVQPIGMGEDPKRVMAELYGKATGTSQGLGGSMHIFSKEHRFYGGHGIVGGQIPLGAGIAFGDKYHDRDNVTLTFFGDGAARQGSLHETFNLAMLWNLPVVFCVENNGYAMGTSVARTANHTDIWKLGLGYEMPCGPVDAMDPEKVAEAMHEAIERARNGGGPTFLELKTYRYRGHSMSDAQKYRTKDEVAEYQKIDPITQVKERLMSEHDVAEADIKEIDKRVKSRVAECEKFAEESPFPETSVMYDAVYEQEDYPFLPAKL is encoded by the coding sequence ATGAAAAAAGTCACAAAAGACGTTTTGCTCAACTGGTACGAAGAGATGCTCTTCTGGAGAAAGTTTGAGGACAAGCTCGCACAGGTTTACATTCAACAAAAAGTAAGAGGTTTTTTACACCTTTATAATGGTCAGGAGGCGATTCTAGCAGGAGCGCTCCACGCCATGGACCTTACTAAAGATAGAATGATCACGGCCTACCGTAACCACGTACAGCCTATAGGAATGGGAGAAGACCCCAAGCGTGTAATGGCTGAGCTCTACGGTAAAGCTACCGGGACCTCTCAAGGTCTGGGTGGTTCCATGCATATTTTCTCAAAAGAGCACCGTTTTTACGGAGGGCATGGAATCGTGGGAGGACAAATTCCTCTGGGAGCGGGTATCGCTTTTGGTGACAAGTATCACGATCGTGACAATGTTACACTTACCTTCTTTGGTGATGGTGCGGCGCGTCAGGGTTCTTTACATGAGACATTCAACCTCGCCATGTTATGGAATCTACCGGTTGTATTTTGTGTAGAAAATAACGGTTATGCCATGGGTACCAGTGTGGCTCGTACTGCAAACCATACTGATATATGGAAGCTGGGTCTGGGTTATGAGATGCCATGTGGACCAGTAGACGCCATGGATCCTGAAAAGGTGGCTGAAGCGATGCATGAAGCCATCGAGAGAGCGCGTAACGGTGGAGGTCCTACATTCTTAGAATTGAAGACTTATAGGTATAGAGGGCACTCCATGAGTGACGCTCAAAAATACCGTACTAAAGATGAGGTGGCTGAGTATCAAAAAATTGATCCTATCACGCAGGTGAAAGAACGCTTGATGAGCGAGCACGATGTTGCAGAAGCTGATATCAAGGAGATCGATAAGAGAGTAAAATCACGCGTCGCAGAATGTGAGAAGTTTGCAGAGGAGTCACCATTCCCAGAAACTTCTGTGATGTACGATGCAGTATACGAGCAAGAAGATTACCCATTTTTACCCGCAAAACTTTAA
- a CDS encoding patatin-like phospholipase family protein yields MKKAFFISFLLMGILSFSQDDVKKASKDPKVGLVLSGGGAKGLAHIGALKVIDSLGIEIDYIAGTSMGAIIGSLYASGYTGKQLDSIFEKTNFDDLISDDIPRGARTLKERLRSERYAVTLPFKDFKVELPSSLSKGQNVYNFLSRLLVHVRDEQDFSKLPIPFFCIATDIENGQEIVLENGYLPRVVNASGALPSIFAPVEIDGRLLTDGGVTDNYPVEKLREKGMDFIIGVDVQDDYKSRNELSGALDILTQINNFRTIQDMEKKRPKTDIYIHPDIKKFTVVSFDEGRDIITSGEKATIDHADDLKKLSTGYKKELLLGTGREGIYINSVSVSGNSNYSDNYVTSRLKLKAPGYIYFEDLRNGINNLQATQNFTKINYSINLTNRGNQLQINVIETDVKNSLNLSLHYDELFKSGALINLTRKNILFNQDMGSIDFIVGDNLRYNFNYDVNLDIYWSIGFNSDSHRFTKDVSTELIEGLTPAEFPNVNNIDLRYREYNQRLFFRTKIDRRFNLTSGLELKSFNLFTETLATNDPEEQRTIFDRSSSTSIFGDLEYDSYNHPIYASSGWFIKGGFNFYFLNTEFKEDFNKFSIAELQVGRAFSYGKFSLRTEGHVGVTIGYPERPSLNFYLGGYGNQRFSNYVPFYGYDFIDISGDTMIKFLGELDYELFPKNHLSFHVNLASVQDELFEQDDWFTNARYTGYALGYGIETFLGPVELKYSFSPQRDDAEVFVVIGFRF; encoded by the coding sequence ATGAAGAAAGCCTTCTTTATATCGTTTCTATTGATGGGGATTTTATCTTTTTCTCAAGATGATGTCAAGAAAGCATCAAAAGATCCCAAGGTTGGTTTAGTGTTATCGGGAGGTGGCGCAAAGGGTTTAGCACACATCGGTGCATTGAAGGTTATTGACTCGCTGGGTATCGAGATCGACTACATTGCTGGAACGAGCATGGGAGCGATTATAGGTTCCTTATATGCTAGCGGCTACACAGGTAAGCAGTTGGACTCGATTTTTGAAAAAACCAATTTTGACGATCTCATCTCAGACGATATTCCTAGAGGAGCTAGGACACTTAAAGAGCGCTTGAGATCTGAGCGTTATGCCGTGACTTTACCTTTTAAGGATTTTAAGGTGGAATTGCCTAGCAGCTTGAGTAAGGGTCAGAACGTCTATAATTTTCTTTCAAGGTTGTTAGTACACGTTAGAGATGAGCAGGATTTCAGCAAATTACCTATCCCATTTTTTTGCATCGCTACAGATATTGAGAACGGTCAGGAGATCGTTTTAGAAAACGGTTACCTGCCTAGAGTAGTAAATGCCAGTGGCGCGCTGCCCAGTATTTTTGCTCCCGTAGAAATTGATGGACGGCTGCTGACTGACGGTGGCGTGACAGATAACTATCCTGTTGAGAAGCTTCGAGAAAAAGGAATGGACTTTATCATAGGAGTCGACGTACAAGACGATTATAAAAGCCGTAATGAGCTTTCAGGTGCTCTCGATATTTTGACACAGATCAACAATTTCCGTACGATTCAAGACATGGAAAAGAAACGTCCTAAAACAGACATATACATTCATCCAGATATTAAAAAGTTTACGGTAGTATCATTTGATGAGGGACGTGATATCATTACTTCAGGTGAGAAGGCCACCATTGATCATGCAGATGATCTAAAGAAATTGAGTACGGGATATAAAAAAGAACTACTTTTAGGTACTGGACGTGAGGGCATTTATATCAATTCTGTTTCAGTAAGTGGTAATTCAAACTATTCAGACAATTACGTGACCAGTAGGCTCAAACTGAAGGCTCCTGGATACATCTATTTTGAGGATTTGCGCAACGGGATCAACAATTTGCAGGCCACTCAAAACTTTACCAAAATCAATTATTCTATAAATCTGACTAATAGAGGAAATCAATTACAGATTAACGTTATTGAGACAGATGTAAAAAATTCACTGAATTTGAGCCTGCATTATGATGAGCTTTTTAAAAGTGGAGCCCTCATTAATCTCACTCGTAAAAATATCTTATTCAATCAAGATATGGGCTCGATAGACTTCATCGTGGGAGATAATCTTAGGTACAATTTTAATTACGATGTGAATCTGGACATTTACTGGTCTATAGGTTTTAACAGCGATTCCCACAGGTTCACAAAAGATGTGAGCACTGAACTCATTGAGGGTCTAACCCCTGCTGAATTTCCCAATGTCAATAATATAGACCTGAGGTACCGCGAGTACAATCAGCGATTGTTTTTCCGTACAAAAATTGATCGCCGGTTTAACCTCACCTCCGGACTGGAACTCAAGTCTTTTAACCTTTTCACAGAAACGCTAGCCACAAATGATCCAGAAGAGCAGCGTACGATCTTTGACAGGAGCAGTTCAACCAGCATCTTTGGAGACTTGGAATACGATAGTTATAATCATCCCATTTATGCGAGTTCCGGATGGTTTATAAAAGGAGGTTTTAACTTTTATTTCCTGAATACAGAATTCAAAGAGGATTTTAATAAGTTCTCTATCGCAGAATTACAGGTGGGACGTGCCTTCAGTTATGGGAAATTCAGTTTGCGTACTGAGGGACATGTGGGAGTGACTATAGGTTATCCAGAGCGACCCTCCTTAAATTTTTACCTTGGAGGTTATGGGAATCAGCGTTTTTCAAATTACGTCCCTTTCTATGGCTATGATTTTATTGACATAAGTGGTGACACTATGATTAAATTTTTGGGAGAGTTGGATTACGAGCTTTTTCCAAAAAACCACCTTTCTTTTCATGTCAATCTCGCCAGTGTGCAAGATGAGCTTTTTGAACAAGACGACTGGTTTACAAATGCGCGATATACGGGCTATGCTCTGGGTTATGGAATAGAGACTTTTCTAGGTCCGGTAGAATTGAAGTACAGCTTTTCTCCACAGCGTGATGATGCTGAGGTTTTTGTGGTAATAGGATTTAGGTTCTAA
- the uvrC gene encoding excinuclease ABC subunit UvrC, which produces MKQPPIDIQIKTLPLSPGVYLYYDKKDRLLYVGKAKKLKKRVQSYFTKSHDSFRIRTMVKNIHRIEHIVVNTETDALLLENSLIKSRNPRYNIMLRDDKTYPWLCIKNERFPRVFLTRKMIKDGSEYFGPYTSVRTVRTLLELVKSLYPIRTCKYDLQQEKIDAGKFKLCLEYHIGNCKGPCVGLQSEAAYNRSIEAIRGIVKGDFKQAVQYFTELMQEHAEKMEFEDAQRIKEKLDILTRYQAKSTVVNPNISNVDVFTIVSDEGAGYVNYLQINHGAITRSHTLELKKQLDESDQELLELAIIELRNRFDSQSREIYTPFEVDLGEELKVTVPKLGDKKRIIELSERNAKYYRQEQFKTIKIVDPDRHVNRLMAQMKADLRLDEEPRHMECFDNSNIQGTNPVAACVVFKDGKPSKSDYRHFNIKTVEGPDDFASMEEVVYRRYRRLLEEDQPLPQLVIVDGGKGQLSSGVKALDRLGLRGKVPIIGIAKRLEELFYPNDPVPLYLDKRSESLKVIQQMRNEAHRFGITHHRNKRSKQSIETELDNIPGIGEKTTIQLLQHFRSVKRIKKAPFKELEEVVGTSRAQKIIDHYNTTTT; this is translated from the coding sequence ATGAAACAACCGCCTATCGACATACAGATCAAAACGCTCCCGCTCTCTCCTGGCGTGTATCTCTATTATGATAAAAAAGATCGGTTGCTTTATGTAGGGAAAGCAAAGAAGCTGAAGAAGCGCGTTCAGTCCTATTTCACAAAAAGTCACGATAGTTTCAGGATACGTACGATGGTTAAAAACATCCATCGCATTGAACATATTGTGGTAAACACAGAAACTGACGCCCTGTTACTGGAGAATAGTTTGATCAAAAGTCGCAACCCACGGTACAATATCATGTTGCGAGATGACAAGACCTATCCGTGGCTTTGCATTAAAAACGAGCGTTTCCCCAGAGTTTTCCTTACGCGTAAAATGATTAAGGATGGTAGTGAGTATTTTGGCCCGTACACGAGTGTAAGAACGGTAAGAACGCTGCTAGAACTTGTAAAATCGCTTTATCCCATACGCACCTGTAAATATGACTTGCAACAAGAAAAAATCGATGCAGGTAAATTCAAATTGTGTCTTGAGTATCACATAGGAAACTGTAAAGGGCCTTGTGTGGGACTACAAAGCGAGGCTGCCTACAATCGCAGTATCGAGGCTATAAGAGGGATCGTAAAAGGAGATTTCAAACAAGCTGTCCAGTACTTTACAGAACTCATGCAAGAGCATGCAGAAAAAATGGAGTTTGAAGATGCTCAACGCATCAAAGAGAAGTTGGATATTCTTACGAGATACCAGGCCAAGTCAACCGTAGTGAATCCCAACATTTCAAATGTGGATGTATTTACTATTGTAAGTGATGAAGGCGCTGGTTATGTGAACTACCTCCAGATCAATCATGGAGCAATAACCAGATCACATACCCTGGAACTGAAAAAACAACTTGATGAATCAGATCAAGAGTTGTTAGAGCTAGCAATTATTGAGTTGCGCAATAGATTTGATTCTCAGTCTAGAGAAATCTATACACCTTTTGAGGTAGATCTAGGTGAAGAGCTCAAAGTTACTGTTCCTAAATTAGGAGATAAAAAACGCATCATCGAGCTTTCAGAGCGTAATGCAAAATACTACCGTCAAGAACAATTTAAAACGATCAAAATCGTTGATCCAGACAGACACGTAAACCGTCTCATGGCCCAAATGAAAGCAGATCTACGACTGGATGAAGAGCCCAGACACATGGAGTGTTTTGACAATTCAAACATTCAGGGAACTAATCCTGTCGCGGCTTGCGTGGTTTTCAAAGACGGTAAACCCAGCAAAAGCGATTACAGGCATTTCAACATTAAAACCGTAGAAGGTCCCGATGATTTTGCCAGCATGGAAGAAGTGGTGTACCGACGCTACAGAAGGCTGCTCGAGGAAGACCAGCCATTACCACAACTTGTCATCGTAGATGGAGGGAAAGGTCAGCTCTCAAGTGGCGTTAAAGCGCTCGATCGATTGGGTCTGAGAGGAAAAGTTCCCATCATTGGTATTGCAAAAAGATTAGAAGAACTCTTTTATCCAAATGATCCCGTCCCTTTATATCTAGATAAACGCTCTGAGAGCCTAAAGGTGATTCAGCAAATGCGTAACGAGGCGCACCGTTTTGGGATTACCCACCACAGAAACAAACGCAGTAAGCAATCCATTGAGACGGAACTAGATAACATTCCAGGAATAGGTGAAAAAACGACCATTCAGTTATTACAGCATTTCAGAAGTGTAAAACGCATCAAAAAAGCACCTTTCAAAGAACTAGAAGAAGTGGTAGGAACTTCTCGTGCCCAAAAAATCATAGATCACTACAATACCACTACTACCTGA